From the genome of Neomonachus schauinslandi chromosome 1, ASM220157v2, whole genome shotgun sequence:
TTGCTTGCCTTGGAGGTCTTTGGGGATCCAGACAGAATCTTCAGCTGCCTCCCCTGTCtgtttctctttataaaattacCAAATGTTTCACATAATCAGAATAGCATAGatagtgtaatttttttaaaaaatggccaccTGTTAACCCTTGTGGGAATTAACAATGGATGACACTCTGCTGTATCAGCTTCAGGTTTTTGTTAAAGGAACAGAATAATATGCATACAAAAGgcacctacttcttttttttaagattttatttatttgtcagagagagagagatacagagcacaagcagggggagcggcaaggcagagggagaagcagactccccactgagcagggagcctgatgtgggacttgatctcaggaccctgggatcatgccctgagccaaaggcaggcgcttaactgactgagccacccatgtgtcctgAAGGCACCTACTTCTTATCCCTCTCTATTAGTCTCCATCCCATCCTAGACAGTGTTTGTCTCTGGTGATGCTCCTCCTGCTGGTCTAGAAAGCACACATTTGATTGTGTTGTCACTCCACCTTCTCCATCAGATTCATCAACAATGTGGGacccagaaacaaaacagaggtttCAGAATTCCTTCTTATGGAAGTGACAGAGGATCCAGAACTGAAGCTCcttctctttattctgtttctatCCATATGCCTGGTCACCATCCTGGGAAACTTGCTCATCATCCTGTCTGTCAGCTCGGACTCCTacctccacacccccatgtacttcttcctctccaacctGTCCTTTACTGACATCTGTTTAAGCACAACCACCATCCCAAAGATGCTGGTGACCATCCAAGCACAGAATCAGAGCATCACTTACACAGGCTGCCTCACACAGATCTACGTTGTCCTGGCTTTTGGTGGTTTGGAAGGTTTTCTTCTTGCAGTAATGGCCTATGACCACTATGTGGCCATTTGTCATCCACTGAGGTACACAGTCATCATGAACTCCCACCTCTGTGGCATGCTGGTTCTACTCTCCTTGTGCATTAACATTGTGGATGCCCTGATGCACAGTCTGATGGTATTGCAACTGACCACCTGCACAGACCTTGaaatccctctcttcttctgtgaAGTTGTTCAGGTCATCAAGCTTGCATGTTCCGACACCCTCATCAATAACATCCTGATATATTTTGCAACTACCATATTTGGTGGTATTCCTCTGTGTGGAATCATTTTCTCTTAGACTCAGATAGTACCCTCTGTTTTGAGAATGCCATCAGTGGGCAGAAAGTATAAGGCTTTTTCCACCTGTGGGTCTCACCTGTCAGTAGTGTCTTTGTTCTATGGGGCAGGTTTGGGGGTATACATAAGTTCTGCTCTTACTAACTCTTCCAGAAACACTGCAGTGATTTCAGTGATGTACTCTGTTGTCCCTCA
Proteins encoded in this window:
- the LOC110594038 gene encoding LOW QUALITY PROTEIN: olfactory receptor 7G1-like (The sequence of the model RefSeq protein was modified relative to this genomic sequence to represent the inferred CDS: substituted 1 base at 1 genomic stop codon) is translated as MSTRFINNVGPRNKTEVSEFLLMEVTEDPELKLLLFILFLSICLVTILGNLLIILSVSSDSYLHTPMYFFLSNLSFTDICLSTTTIPKMLVTIQAQNQSITYTGCLTQIYVVLAFGGLEGFLLAVMAYDHYVAICHPLRYTVIMNSHLCGMLVLLSLCINIVDALMHSLMVLQLTTCTDLEIPLFFCEVVQVIKLACSDTLINNILIYFATTIFGGIPLCGIIFSXTQIVPSVLRMPSVGRKYKAFSTCGSHLSVVSLFYGAGLGVYISSALTNSSRNTAVISVMYSVVPQMTNPFIYSLKNRDMKGALNKLTSRTPSL